In the genome of Carya illinoinensis cultivar Pawnee chromosome 13, C.illinoinensisPawnee_v1, whole genome shotgun sequence, the window CCCTTCAACCTCCTCGGAAAACACAGCAGAAGAATCTACTAACACGTGCGCACAGTTCTGTGCAACTTCCAGCAAGGGTAAACCACCATCAACACCTCTCAGAGAGTGTATCGGAAGACCCTCTACAGCCAGACCCTGTTCCGACGTTGCAACCGGCATAGGAAAAGCCTCGTTAACCCTCTCACACCCAGACGACACTTTCTGTGCATACTCTATCACCGGCACATCATTCTCGGCACTATTCAACGGTAACTCATTCTCGGCACTGGTTTCCAGCAACACAGAAAACTCCAGCGAAACCATCACCCTCATACACGCCGGCGAGGTCTGACCCTTCGCCGTCGAAGGTGGCTGAGGCCCACCCATCACCGGCACGTCCTTCTCAACTCGATTCAAAACTGCCGCTAGATCCAAACTAATACCCTGGCCTTTGGAACTGTTTTCCGGCAACCCAGAGAACTCCGGCGAGACCCCCACCCCCGTATACGTCGGCACCATCTGACCCTTCGCCGTCGAAGGTAGCTGAGGCCCTCCCAGCGACGACGGGCCATCAGCACATGCTGACCCGTTACCTTCAGGGACTTCGCCAGGCTTAACGGGCTGGGCCTTGGCCTATCTTCACGGCCTAGGCCTCTGGGCCTGTCTTCAAAACCTGGCTGGACTCCTGAAACACCTGACCCAAAAACGGCCCAAACCCCAACAGCCCCTTACCCTTATCCAAACCACCTAAAGCCCGGCCATCAACAACCTGGCCCACACCCGTATCACACTTCAGCCCCTCCAGAACGCACCGTTTCAAGAAAACCATCTTACTCTTTAAACTGTCAActtgattttccatatctacCAACGCCTGTAGCACGTCAACCATATTTGACCCCGACACTCCTCTACCAACTCCATCGCAGGTCTGCACCATCCCCAAAGGAGGTAGTGCTTCTGTCCTCTCAAGGATTTGTGGCTCTCGAGACATAGCCTCTCTGTATGACACAGTAGGTAAAGCCTTCTGAGACTGAAGGGAAGGCAACAATGGCCGGCCCCTGTTTTTCCCCCCCAACTCAGAGGATGATGCACTGAGCTCCAGCAACATCTCTCGAAGAAACCTCCACCCTTCACCCTTTCTCCCCTCCGGGACCAACAGCATCCCACGCCTTTTCACTGGTCCATATTCTGAAAGAGCAAAGAAACTCCCTAAGGAATTGCGCTGCCTCTGCACCATAAGAACTTGGGATCCGCTGCGTTTCGATCTCACAAACTCCATCTGCCCCCCGTGAGCTATTCCTTCCTTCACCTTTTCAGCCAACCATCCCAAAGCTTCCTAATCGAAGGAAATAAATCTCACTACTCGAAAACTAATCTCAGTGAACCTCCAACGTCTTTCATTAATATTCTTGAGTTCAAAACACTTCTtttcaattatgaaatttctaCACAGCTCCATTGAAAAAACCTTAATACATAAACCAAGTGAAGATACTAATCTAAAACACCTCTGGAAAGAACACACTTCAACGAGAAAACATAATTTCTCCTTGACAGTacggagagagaaaaaaactaAGAGAGAGAAACACACCAATACGAAAAACTCCCTGATGTTAAATGACGTAAGCAATCTGTGAATTCTgccaaaaaagagaagaaaaggaatGCGAGCCAAAGTTCCATGAGACAAATAAAACACATAAATTACAATTACAGAAAACTCTAACCTGCCACCCCTTTGGAAGTGGACCACGGtcaattcttgctgatttgaatttggaaaaatcTATACTACAATTTCCAACTACGTAACTCCAACAATCCTTTCCAGGAATATCTATATCAATATATTCCACTTGCCTGGCTGCCAGTTGTTCCTTGCTTAAACCATGTACCTGGTTTATCAGCTTCACAGGTGAGTGCCAAAAAACCACCAAGAAATATGAAAGGTTTAATACATTGCAATTTCATATTTGATGCACGAGTAAAGCCATGTGACTGCTAAGATCTAGATAAGCTACATGGAGGCTAAATAACCGCGATTAGAAAGGTAGGAGTAGAATATAACGAACTTCTTAAATACATGAAACTGCTAACATAAAAAGAAAGCtacacattttagtattttagacaaaaaataagagagattCTAAGAAACAAACATTTTCCAAGTGCCCATTGTCAGCCCTGTGGACAGTTTCAATAGTTAACCGAAACCTGGTAAAGTGTGCACACtacacaaaaacaaaatcaatgaaTACCTAGAACTGTGAAGTAAAACATTTTCCCCAGAATGTTTATGGAAGTGAACTTTGATTGGAAAGAGAGAATTTTTACCTTGAGTACTGGGTAATGAGGCATCCATTTGCagataaaaaaccaaaaagacaTTAATACGAGTACAAGAAATACACAAGGAGGGACGTCTAGAGGACATGGCAAACCTGATTTACATCTCGGGTATGCGCTCCAGGCTTCCTCTTGCACATCAAGAGCATgtggtggtgcaaattttcTAAGCCAAGCAGGAACTTTGCTGCAGAAAGAGGTCAAGATTAAAATAGCTCTCatcccaaaattctcatatcatcttatctctttcccaaatataattcaaatacaaaattttcaaaccaattattacaattttttcaaactaattattacaatttttccaaactttcaaacaaaaaataaaaaataattcaattttttcaaattctcaaacgaaaataatattataaaactatattctaataatattttaaatttataatattttttattcaactatttccgtctcatttctcaaaacctaaaaaatacccaactcaaactatctcactactattcacaaactattttactactatttacaaaattttcatcttatctcacttcCCAAATTAGACATAAGAGTTTATAATAACTGTAACTAGAAAGTTACAAATTTTCATTCCAAGACGAACTTTCAAGAAAAGATCCAAttcaacaaaaacaacaaaactaaaatatatagaGGCCACCAAAGCATGTAGGCAGGTAGGTGCCTTGTCAACGTTGTGGAAGCAACACATTATCCAACTGCTTGTGCCTGGTCACACTCACCCAacatagaagaagaaaaatgctatTCATGATGCttttaattatcattatttCATCATCCCCAAATGTAATATCATATGATTATCATATAAGTGaaagataataaatagttttttaaacacatcaagaataaaaaaattataattaaatggaTAATGAGTAACACTATATGAAAATGCCCTATTCCAACATTAGGTgtgatttctctctttttttttataagtaacattAGATGTGATAATAACATCCAGGAATTAGCAATCAGCCATATTTACCAAGAAAAATGCTCAATGTGGCATTGAAAAGCTACAACATTTCTGCAGAACGCCACATGAACCAAAAACAAGAATCCAATTCCCTTAATCACTCCATTTTTTAACCGCTGAAATTTCCATATTTGATACAATAATCCAGCGATAACGACTTCTTTCTGCCACATAATACATAAACTGCGATCAATCAAGATTACCTTTGCAGACGATAAACTTTAGGAGTGTATCGACCTTTTCCGTACACATCGTCTTCAAATGGTCTGCTTTCTAATAGTTCAACCCCTTCAGTACCAGTCGTGTTCTTTTGCTGCATCTTCGTGACCATGTACATTTGTGCTATCCCATACTGCAATGCGTACATTTAATTCTTAGAAGTGAAATGGGGTGTCACTGTGACAGAGCTTAAACGCGTTTGCTTGGTTTTACCTCTTCCAGCGACAAGGGCATGGCGATCCGACTTCAAAACATCCCCATTGAAAATTTATCAGCTGAGGAAACCTAAGAATAACCATTTGAAGAAATATGAACACCACCCGAACGAACATTAACCACTAATAAAGGTATACAACAATGCATAAACTGTCAAGCAAGTGTATGTTAAGAACCTGCTCAGTAGCCTGTTAACTGATGGTTGATTGTATCTGTGTAATCAGGAAGAAGATGCAGAGTAAAGGGGCGGCTTGCAGCAATGGTTCAGCCTAGTGCACTCAAGCTGTTTGataaaatgcatgcaagaaTTTACACTCTCAGAAAATGGCTACGGGAGTACTTCGAGGGCTCCCAACCTCCAATCTGCAATAGCAAGTTCTTACAAATTCTAGATGCCTTCTGTGTTGTTTTTCCTTTCCTATATGGACATAGCCCATGACTAACAGAACCATTGAAACAGCGACAAGTGTAATGTAAaaacagaaaggaaaaaaggCAGTTTGTATAAAACACACCGTTTGGACATGACCCAAACGCTGTGTTTAATTAAAGGACAAAATGCATAGCTTTATTAAAGGGATCTTCACACGGTGCCGTTTCTTCCAAGCTTGAAAGCCCTTCATGCACCTACGTACGACGCCGTTGTCTCCCATTCTTCTTACAGGTTCACTTCACTTCACTTCCTACACACTTCATTCACGGACGGACTCTCCCCATTTTCTCCTCAACTTAGGGCTAAGTCACTGGATTCTTGACAAACTCCCCTCCATCAaagcaccttgcccacaaggtgtgggTAAAGGCCTTGTAAACGCCACAGCAACTCCCACGTGCTTTCCTCCGTTGGTAGACCCACCCATTTTACGAGAACTTCGGTAATGGCTCTTCCTCCTTGtttcttcattcttctttccataATTTTTTCTGGTTCTGGTTTTAACTCCCCTGTTTGGTCTGTAGGTGGCAGTGAAGGAAATATTGGGACTTGGTGGCCGAGCTTCCTCTTTAAGCATGATACATGGAAAGTCGGGTGTATCTTAGAAGACTCCGGAAGCTTTAATCTGTAAGCTACTGCACCTACCCTTGCTTCAATTTGAAAAGGCCCATAAAATCTAGGCACCAATTTGAGGTTGTGCCTTAAGGCTAGGGTTTTCTGTCTGTATGGTTGCAATTTCAAATAAACCCAATCGCCTATGTTAAACTGTCTCTCCGTTCGTTTCTTGTCTACATAGTGCTTCATACGGTTCTGAGCCTCATTAAGATTAGTTTTTAACAACTGTATCACTTGGTCCCTGTCTCTAAGTACTTGATCTGCTGTGACATTATTGCTTGTTCCTGAAACATAGGACAGTAGAGTTGGGGGAGGGTGCCCATACACTACTTCAAAAGGGGTCATTTTTGTTGCTGTGTGATAGGTAGTGTTATACCACCACTCCGCCATGGGAAGCTATAAGGACCACGACTTAGGTTTAGCCCCTGCATAACACCTTAAATAACACTCTACACTTTTATTGAGAGCCTCGGTCTGACCATCAGTTTGGGGGTGGTAGGCCGAGCTAAAATCCAAGGAAGTCCCTTGGGCATGGAACAAAGCTTGCCAAAATGAACTCAAGAAAATAGGGTCCCTATCCGACACCACAGACTTAGGGAAACCATGCAGTTTGAAAATGTTCTTTATGAATTCCTCGGCTACCCCCTTGGCTGTATATGGATGGGCCAAGGCTATGAAGTGGCCATATTTCGAAAATCGATCtactacaacaaaaatgacaCTGAATCCCTTAGAATTAGGTAAGCCATCAATGAAATCAAGAGATATGTCAGTCCAGGGCTGATTAGGAAGAGGTAAGGGTTGCAGCAGCCCAGCCGGATGTGTAGTCTCATACTTAACAACCTGACAAGTCTCACACTCTCTAACCAACTGTTTAATATCTCTCTTCATTCCCTTCCaaataaaatcatgttttgCCCTTTGATACGTCTTCAAATACCCCGAATGGCCAGCTTGGGGGTTAGTATGAATGTACTGCagaaccttttttttaaaatctgagTTAGGAGCCAAAACCAATCTCCCCTTCTTAACAATTAACCCGTAATGCAAGGAAAAACCCTTAGGAATGTCCTTATTAGCTTGTAGATTTTTTAGTAATTCGGCCAATTCCATAGAGTCTTGGTAGCTTTTCTTTAGCTCTTCTATCCAAAGGGGTGTAGGAAATGAGATCATAGCCAAGCAACCAGCCTCTTGTAAGTCCTCTTCCCTCCTTGAGAGGGCATCCGCCACTTTCTTTTCCTTACCCTTTTTATACTCAATAACGAAGTCGTAGCCCATTAACTTGGTTATCCACTTTTGTTGGGCCTCGGTCCCCACCCGCTGTTCTAACAAGAACTTCAGTGCTTGTTAGTCAGTTTTAACGATAAATGGCTGCCCAAGAAGGTACGGTCTCCACTTTTGTACAGCTGTCACAAGGGCtaataattctttttcataTGTTGACAGTAACAAGGCCTTGCCCTTCAGCGCCTGGCTGAAGAAGTAAATAGGCTGTCCAGACTGCATTAACACTGCCCCTATCCCATTCCCGCTGGCATCACACTCAATCACAAATGGCTTGTTAAAATTAGGAAGTTTTAGGACTGGTGGTTGGGAAATAGCTTGTTTTAAGGATGCAAAAGCCTTGCTGGACTCCTTGTTCcaagaaaaagagtttttctTGAGTAGTGAAGTGAGAGGAGCTGTGATGAGACCATAATTCCGGATGAATTTCCGGTAGCACCCCGTGAGCCCTAGGAACCCTCGTAAGGCCTTCACATTCTTAGGCTCAGGCCACCCTATCATAGTAACAATCTTAGAAGGATCAGCCATCACCCCTTTATCATTAATAATGTGGCCTAAATAGTCGACTTCATCAACCGCAAACCGACACTTAGCTCTTTTGGCATACAAACAATGCTGTCTCAGCATGTTTAAAACTTCCCTTAGGTGTCCCACATGTTCTTCTTTTGACTTGCTATACaccaaaatatcataaaaaaaaaaaaaaagcacaaattTCCTCAAAAAAGGTTTGAAAATATCGTTCATTAACCCTTGGAATGTGGCTGGAGCGTTGGtgaggccaaagggcatcaccAAGAACTCATAATGTCCATCATGGGTACGAAAAGCTGTTTTAGGAATGTCATTCTGCACTACCCTCACTTGATGGTAGCTCGATCTTAAATCAAGCTTGGAAAAGATCACCGAGCCAAAGAGTTCATCTAGCAACTCATCAATTACGGGGATAGGGAACTTTGCCTTTACTGTCTCCTTATTAAGTGCTCTATAGTCCACGCAAAGCCTCCAACTTCCATCGGCTTTACGAACCAGCAAAataggagaagaaaaaggacTTGAGCTGGGTCTAATCACCCTTGATTTCAATAACTCAGCaacaattttctcaatttctgTTTTTTGGTAATAAGGGTATCGGTAGGGTCTATTTGTGATGGGTTGAGTGCCCTCCTTAAGGACTATTTGATGGTCATGAGAACGGGGTGGGGGTAACCCTTGTGGTTCCTCAAATACTGTTTTGAACTCTTCTAACAGTTCAGAAAATTGCCCCTCCACCACTGCAGAATGTTCCTTAACTTCTCTTTCACATACAATCTGTAAAAAGATGCCCTTCCCTTTAGCCAAAGTTGCTTTTAGTAACTTTTGGCCATCCTCCACAACCGAGGAGTTCAATTTTAACCCCTTAAATTCAATCTTTTTTCCTTCACATACAAAGGTCATAAGTAGTTTTGAAAAATCCCAAGTTATGGGGCCCAAGGTCTCCAGCCATTGGACTCCCAGCACAATGTCACAACCAGCCAGATTCAACAAATGAAGAGAAGGGTTTAACAAGTTACCTTGCACCTTTAACTGGGCTGTTCAGCAAATGCCTTCACTATCAAGGCCTTGGCCATTTGCCACTCTAACCTTCAAGTTCACTGAGTAATCAACAGGCAGCTGCAATTTTTCTGCCAAGGCTGAGTCTACAAAGTTGTGGGAGTTTCCCGAATCCACTAATATCACCACTTGTTCACCACAAAGGCTTCCAAGTAAACGCATTGTTCTCACCGTGGGAGTGCCCGCTATAGCAGCCAAGGAAATTTCCAGCTCCCCCTTGCTGCTGGTTGGTGTAGCTATCTTGTCCAGCACCGGTTCTTCTTCGACCTCACCCTTTGGCAGCACTTCTTCTTCGACACCCAACTCCTCACACACTTGCTCATCCCCATCCAAGAGATAAATCCGAGGAGTTTTACAAGTATGTTGGGGGTTCCACTTCTCATCACAATTAAAACATAGGCCCTTGCGTCGTTTTTCATTCATTTGTTCCGAAGAAATTGGTTTAGCGCCCCCCATAGGTTTCCTCCATTTGGTAGAATAGTCACTAGAATAAGAGCTAGTGGAATAATTTGCCCCACCCATGGATGTGCTTTTTTCCCCCATTGATTTAGCAATTTTTCTTATGCTTGGAATGTATTCTTCTTGCATTTTTGCTAATCCATATGCTGCATTTAAATTCACAGGACATAACATACGTACCAGGATTCGAATTTCATCTTTCAAGCCACAAAGAAAACAGCTCAATTTATGATTATCTGAGAGAGCTCGTAAGCGGTTGGCCAACCTTTCAAATTGGCTCATGTAAGACTCGACTGTAGTGGTCTGTTTTAGCCTCATCAATGCCTCCATTGGATCGTCGTAAGTCGTGGGTCCAAAACGCAGCAGTAATGCTCTGGAAAAAGTGTCCCAATCACGGCATAATCCCCCATCGATGACATTTTCAAACCATACGAGGGTGTCTCCTTCCATATGGTAAGAGGCCATCAAAAGTCGTTGAGACATTGGTGTTTGGTGGAACTCGAAGTAGTGGTTGGCTTTAAAAAGCCATGCAGCTGGATTAAGTCCTTGGAAATGGGGAAAATCCAACTTGACCCCTCTATTGTTCATTCTTCATGGGTCATGGTTTTCCACTTCAAAGTTGGCTTCATGGTTAAGAGGTGGAGGGGGTGGTGGATGGTGCTATCGGTTCATCAAGGTACGTAGCAtatctttaatttcttgaaCATCAGTTTTGAGCTCTCTGATTTTTGCTTTGATTGGAATAAATTCCTGTTGATGTTGTTCTACCTGGATTTGTAAGGCCTCTATGAGCTGAGTTTTGGATCTTGTATTATCAGCCATGGTTTTGATATGATGTTTGGGTGTTTATGGGATGCTGTTTGGGTGTTTATGGGAGGCTGTTTGGGTGTTTATGGGCTGCTATTTGGGTTGTATGGGATGCTGTTTGGGTGTGCTGTGAggttgtttgggttgtatgATAGGATCGGATGAAGCTGATACCAATGTTAAGAACCTGCTTAGTAGCCTGTTAACTGATGGTTGATTGTATCTGTGTAATTAGGAAGAAGATGCAAAGTAAAGGGGCGGCTTGCAGCAATGGTTCAACCTAGTGCACTCAAGCTGTTTGataaaatgcatgcaagaaTTTACACTCTCAAAAAATGGCTACAGGAGTACTTCGAGGGCTCCCAACCTCCAATCTGCAATAGCAAGTTCTTACAAATTCCATATGCCTTTTGTGTTGTTTTTCCTTTCCTATATGGACATAGCCCATGACTAACAGAACCATTGAAACAGCGACAAGTGTAATGtaaaaatagaaaggaaaaaaggcAATTTGTATAAAACACACCGTTTGGACATGACCCCAAACGCTGTGTTTAATTAAAGGACAAAACGCATAGCTTTATTAAAGGGATCTTCACACGGTGCCGTTTCTTCCAAGCTTGAAAGCCCTTCATGCACCTATGTACGACGCCGTTGTCTCCCATTCTTCTTACAGGTTCACTTCACTTCACTTCCTGCACACACTTCACTTCCTTCACTTCCGTTTCAGCTTCATTCACGGACAGACTCTCCCCATTTTCTCCTCAACTTAGGGCTAAGTCACTGGATTCTTGACAGTgtaccaaacaaacactccaaGAACAagatttgtttttaatattttcttttcctcatttcaTCCGAtgcaaaaacattttaaaaaggGAAGGATACAATTCCTTGATGACAACCATCTCCAGCAGATTCCTTCTATTATGTTACTTGGCTTCTGGCGAGACTCAACCAAACTTCAAATGCAATGTAGACAGGACCAAGCGAGAGGCCAGAGATCGAGATACAGAGAATGTTGGAGTATGCAAGTTGATcgtggaaaagaaaaagaagatgcaGAGCAGAATGCGGGGTGATGCTTTGAGCTTGGATCTGAGACAGGGAGACAGATGACGATATTTCGTTATGACCATTTTGGATTCTAGTGCTCTATTCATGGGTGGACGGACGGTTTTCCCTGGACTTCCAGGAAATTTCCAGCGACAGCTAGTCGTTGatcataataaatataaaaaaaataataataataattctttttgCAGTCCTAATTCGGGACATTTCATTTAAGTGAGAGTAAACAGCTGCGTATTAAAATCATATCTCCtgcattttcttcctctttaaGCCCCTTCACTCTTTAAGCCCCAAGTCCCTCGTCCCTCAAACTTCACTCTAGCCCCAAGTCCCTATGTGTGTTCGCCGTCGCCCCCTTCCCCCTTCGCCTTTTGCCTTTCACCGTCGCCCCTTCACCGTTCCTCATCCTTTCAGAACAACTGAATCTGCCCAAAACCCCTTCACCGTTCCTCCTCCTTGTGGGCTATTTTGCATCAGAAATGTtaatagaagaaagaaataatcttGTGATTTTCGTGCAtgtcttgtttatttttcatgttcaGATTTGTTGAGCTTGGGTTGAGCTTGAGTTTGGGATGGGCTTAAAGTTGgattttcttcccattaatcgGTGCCAAAGAAGAGCACTGTAATGAAGAGAGCAtcaaacagaaaattaaaaagaaaaaaaaaattcttagtaGTAGTTCAGAAAGTATCAAACACATTTCCTTGCATTTAGACTCTATTCTATGTtcggttgaaaatgaaaattaaattctcAAATCTGTAGTAGTCTGGATTTGGTTCAAAGGTAGTAGTGTTGAGTAAACCATAGTTTCCACCAATAAAACTGTGTCTGCATAATCTGTATAGTATTTAGAATTTTTACTTTACATAGTGGTTGCTGCAGTAAGGATTGGGATTTTTGAATGTGATTCTGGGGAGGAATTTCAGTCTTTGGCAATTAGTTCAGATGGCAAGTTTCTCATCAAGGTAAAATTGTTGCATAAAGGGTCTCTTGTTTAAATGGTTACTAACTACAAAGGTGCCaacatttatgtatttaatctgATGCTGACCCAATACTTGGCCAATGTAAATATAAGTTGCAGTATTATGAGAAAATTGGAAAGCCTATTTCAAATTCTGGAAAGGTGCTCATGACTCAGAGAAAATTGCAATAATGCTTGTAGaagttgttttttattttttatataagtaatgcTTGTAGaagttgttttttgttttttatataagtaatgcTTGTAGACGTTGTTAGAGCAAGCATCCCTTTGAAATGGATGGAAGGCAGATTATTGTGATTACTGTCAAATGCATGCACCcggaatgattaaaaaaaaaattttactttttgtttgtttgtttcgcatagaaacatgaaaaaatagaatttttcttggttGTTTGTTTATGTAGTTATTGCTTGGATGTATGGTCCGTAACTTCTACCTGAAcatgtttcttggttttgtgAGGATTGTGAATCAAAGTAGTCAAATGCACGCATCCagaatgattaaaaaagaaaaaagcaccCAGAACAACTTCGTAATACAAGCACCGGGAACAACCTGTGGACCAGAACCAAACTGCAGAGGAGAAGAATCtggtggaggaggaggctgCCA includes:
- the LOC122292606 gene encoding phosphatidylinositol transfer protein 2-like isoform X1; this encodes MPLSLEEYGIAQMYMVTKMQQKNTTGTEGVELLESRPFEDDVYGKGRYTPKVYRLQSKVPAWLRKFAPPHALDVQEEAWSAYPRCKSGLPCPLDVPPCVFLVLVLMSFWFFICKWMPHYPVLKCAHFTRFRLTIETVHRADNGHLENLINQVHGLSKEQLAARQVEYIDIDIPGKDCWSYVVGNCSIDFSKFKSARIDRGPLPKGWQDRCDPVMTAYKLVTIDAPYWGFGRRLEQALLAGERALFLESHRHCFGWIDEWYGMTVQQIDELLQPNDSTLNERIVKPALMMSIEYFSGESPPDGEGIYSKKSQSVS
- the LOC122292606 gene encoding phosphatidylinositol transfer protein 2-like isoform X3, which gives rise to MPLSLEEYGIAQMYMVTKMQQKNTTGTEGVELLESRPFEDDVYGKGRYTPKVYRLQSKVPAWLRKFAPPHALDVQEEAWSAYPRCKSGLPCPLDVPPCVFLVLVLMSFWFFICKWMPHYPVLKLINQVHGLSKEQLAARQVEYIDIDIPGKDCWSYVVGNCSIDFSKFKSARIDRGPLPKGWQDRCDPVMTAYKLVTIDAPYWGFGRRLEQALLAGERALFLESHRHCFGWIDEWYGMTVQQIDELLQPNDSTLNERIVKPALMMSIEYFSGESPPDGEGIYSKKSQSVS
- the LOC122292606 gene encoding phosphatidylinositol transfer protein 2-like isoform X2, with product MPLSLEEYGIAQMYMVTKMQQKNTTGTEGVELLESRPFEDDVYGKGRYTPKVYRLQSKVPAWLRKFAPPHALDVQEEAWSAYPRCKSGLPCPLDVPPCVFLVLVLMSFWFFICKWMPHYPVLKCAHFTRFRLTIETVHRADNGHLENVHGLSKEQLAARQVEYIDIDIPGKDCWSYVVGNCSIDFSKFKSARIDRGPLPKGWQDRCDPVMTAYKLVTIDAPYWGFGRRLEQALLAGERALFLESHRHCFGWIDEWYGMTVQQIDELLQPNDSTLNERIVKPALMMSIEYFSGESPPDGEGIYSKKSQSVS